Proteins encoded by one window of Haematobia irritans isolate KBUSLIRL chromosome 2, ASM5000362v1, whole genome shotgun sequence:
- the LOC142224843 gene encoding uncharacterized protein LOC142224843, with the protein MSDIKNLIKSADRLIDLDMFVTSLKEDDHTVHSLNIHKQEIIRLWENFREIYEELCDTMGSSDDIAKVKAKYIATYKTYVRGLALIESLIEKLNAKKKSSSSSLPIHLPPCDTEIFSGDYKSWPTFRDMFSALYKDNEHISNIQKMYYLMQKTEGEARDIIKTCPITNEGFQMAWQNLVDRYENKRVLVNAQLKILFNLAPVLKESGPSIKQLQRTMSDCITNLSLLGIDTKNWDVVFVFICSTRLPEVTLGHWEQSQGSSSDLPKWETMDKFLTARYQTLESVFDIKGAHNISTSSGPSYVRKPTSPKRKSITNNNGNRSFKSFSTTIPSNPQQKCPLCSESHPLRLCEEFLQMSVNNRLETVKRLKCCTNCLASSHTFSNCKSSNICFFCKQKHHSHLHRRESSAQVSRDSSSRPGMTRDMGNPARSASDDVPSTSEAARSLQTFATAMETSQFSTVLLGTTVVDLCCHGVKCSARALIDPASQATFISRKLQKKLALPIFPVTSANIVGLNGTISAKSTNVCRISLCSPIDPTFELSTDAYVVDKLTGRLPTYSLSQLLDVDLPEVTMCDLKCSHMDLLLGGDIYSRIMHTDVHKHPNGDLIAQKSVFGWIVTGKVSQTKPLQSVVSFYSHIELNDQLARFWEIEDVPKVCTMSEEDRWCEELYLRTTYRNDNGRYVVSLPFKREYPKDLQLGLSRNNAISQFKRNESRLMRNPELKIQYDRVLLEYADLGHMTMIDENKVNSSNTVYYLPHHAVFKPDSATTKLRVVFNASSVTSNGVSLNNVLYTGPVLQANLIVLILRWRLFRFVFNADIEKMYRQILIHPDQASYQRIVFRLAPDDIIQDFELNTVTFGVNCAPYLAIRTLLRLADDVEGEFPTAAEIIRSQMYVDDILAGAHSLDDAMTSRDELMEVLGSAGFNLRKWTSNVQGLLLDLPPEYLLDNDFLNISNESTAKTLGLRWNAGKDVFFFKLVLAPTRSSVTKRAVLSEIAKLFDPAGWLAPKIIVAKIIMQQIWKDKTDWDECLKPMTLNRWFAFLDDYSEIERIEIPRWVGFSPDHEVQLHAFCDASEKAYAASLYVRIKNAPGDYVTHLLAARTKVAPIKVESLPRLELCGATLLADMVETIRSELSLPEIETFYWTDSTIVLSWLQKPPCHWPTFVANRVANISTKIGTSNWHHVLSHDNPADIASRGSSARDLLTNNLWWKGPAWLCRPRSEWPKSTFRIMTNLETKPIQVNLNQLSPPEDILASFSDLSRALRVLSYVFRFFHRIHPKFKSTQTHSSFNLEQGEINFVKGRLVVLCQRRHFPEYVALENNAQLSRKSPLLNFNPFIDSDGFMRMNGRLARSPTLTYDERFPKILPYDARFTRLYLEYIHKNTVHGENALMLRLMRLEFWVPRLKNLVRTIIHNCRACVLFRKKTVDQIMAALPPERTTLSRPFTCTGVDFAGPFDIKTYIGRGCRITKGYVLVFVCFATKAIHLEATNDMSTDCFIAAFTRFFSRRGCPSKVFSDNGTSFVGASNVLGRDQARFLAEVKQNLISLNAFQLLEWKFIPPGAPHMGGLWEAGVKSFKTHLKKVSHAQKFTFEEFSTMLARIEACLNSRPLSPMSDNPNDLAPLTPGHFLIGSALLSPPEPDTAIESLSYVNRWQKLKVLSHSFAKRWKEEYLVELHKRNKWKFPQRDFAVGDLVVIRKDNLPPPEWKVGRIEKIYLGPDNKVRVVDIRVGNCTITRPVVKLVLLPVDGQN; encoded by the coding sequence atgtCTGATATcaagaatttgattaaaagtgcaGACCGCTTAATTGATTTGGATATGTTCGTGACTTCGCTCAAGGAGGATGATCACACCGTCCACAGCCTCAACATTCATAAACAGGAAATTATTCGACTTTGGGAGAATTTCCGTGAAATTTATGAGGAATTGTGTGACACTATGGGTTCTAGTGATGATATTGCCAAAGTTAAGGCAAAATATATCGCAACATATAAGACGTATGTGCGTGGACTAGCCCTTATTGAGTCTTTAATTGAAAAGCTCAATGCGAAGAAGAAGTCTTCTAGTTCATCCCTTCCAATTCACCTTCCCCCTTGTGATACTGAGATTTTTTCTGGTGATTATAAATCTTGGCCTACGTTCAGAGACATGTTCTCTGCCCTATATAAAGATAATGAACATATCAGTaatattcagaaaatgtatTATCTGATGCAAAAGACGGAAGGTGAAGCCCGCGATATTATCAAAACATGTCCGATTACTAATGAGGGTTTTCAGATGGCTTGGCAAAATTTAGTCGATCGTTATGAGAACAAAAGGGTTCTTGTAAACGCCcaactcaagattttattcaatCTTGCACCCGTTTTAAAGGAATCTGGCCCCTCTATTAAGCAATTGCAGCGTACTATGAGCGATTGCATAACTAATTTGTCTCTTTTGGGCATTGATACGAAGAATTGGGACGTTGTAtttgttttcatatgttccacCCGTCTTCCTGAAGTTACCCTAGGACATTGGGAGCAATCTCAAGGGTCAAGTTCTGACCTACCTAAATGGGAAACAATGGATAAGTTCTTGACTGCTCGGTATCAGACCCTTGAGTCCGTCTTTGACATTAAAGGCGCCCATAATATTTCGACGTCTTCTGGTCCGAGTTATGTGAGGAAACCTACTAGCCCAAAGAGAAAGTCAATTACTAATAATAATGGTAATAGAAGTTTTAAGAGCTTCTCTACTACTATACCATCTAATCCTCAGCAGAAATGTCCTCTTTGTTCCGAATCGCATCCCCTACGATTATGCGAAGAATTTCTTCAAATGTCGGTTAACAATCGATTGGAAACAGTCAAGCGACTCAAATGTTGCACGAATTGTCTAGCTTCGTCGCACACTTTTAGCAATTGTAAGAgctcaaatatatgtttcttctGCAAACAAAAACATCATTCTCACTTGCATAGAAGGGAATCCTCAGCACAAGTAAGTCGAGATTCGAGCTCACGACCTGGAATGACCCGCGATATGGGAAATCCAGCCCGATCAGCTTCTGACGATGTTCCTTCTACATCAGAGGCTGCCCGTTCGTTGCAAACTTTTGCAACTGCTATGGAAACATCACAGTTTTCTACAGTTCTTTTGGGAACTACTGTGGTAGATTTGTGTTGTCATGGCGTGAAGTGTTCTGCTAGAGCATTGATCGATCCTGcctcgcaagcaacttttatttCCCGAAAGTTGCAAAAGAAACTTGCTTTGCCGATATTCCCAGTTACTTCTGCGAATATTGTTGGCCTAAACGGCACGATATCGGCGAAGTCTACTAATGTTTGTAGGATCTCTTTGTGCTCCCCTATTGACCCAACTTTTGAGTTGTCGACAGATGCGTATGTGGTTGACAAGTTAACTGGTCGTTTGCCTACTTATTCATTGTCACAGCTACTAGATGTAGATCTGCCCGAAGTCACGATGTGTGATCTAAAGTGTTCTCATATGGACCTTTTACTGGGTGGTGATATATATTCTCGGATAATGCATACTGATGTTCATAAGCACCCTAATGGTGATCTTATTGCCCAGAAATCAGTTTTCGGTTGGATCGTGACTGGCAAAGTCTCCCAAACCAAGCCCCTACAGTCGGTGGTATCATTTTACAGCCACATAGAGTTGAATGATCAACTTGCTAGGTTTTGGGAAATCGAAGATGTACCGAAAGTATGCACTATGTCAGAAGAGGATAGATGGTGTGAGGAATTATACCTACGAACGACTTATCGTAATGATAATGGTCGATATGTTGTTTCACTGCCTTTTAAGCGTGAATACCCCAAAGATTTGCAACTTGGTTTGTCCCGGAATAATGCCATTTCTCAATTTAAGCGAAATGAGTCGCGGTTAATGAGAAATCCCGAGCTGAAGATTCAGTATGACAGGGTACTACTAGAGTACGCTGATTTGGGACATATGACCATGATTGATGAGAATAAGGTAAATTCTTCTAATACTGTGTATTATTTACCCCATCACGCTGTTTTCAAGCCTGACAGCGCCACCACTAAATTACGTGTGGTGTTTAATGCTTCCAGTGTCACTTCTAATGGCGTTAGTCTTAATAACGTATTGTATACTGGACCCGTTCTACAAGCAAATCTAATTGTTTTGATTCTCCGATGGAGATTATTTAGATTTGTCTTCAATGCCGACATCGAGAAGATGTATAGGCAAATTCTGATTCATCCCGATCAGGCGTCATATCAGCGAATTGTTTTCCGTCTAGCCCCCGATGATATAATCCAAGATTTCGAATTGAACACGGTCACATTTGGTGTGAACTGTGCCCCATATCTTGCTATTCGGACCCTACTTAGACTTGCTGATGACGTCGAGGGTGAGTTCCCGACTGCTGCGGAGATAATACGTTCGCAGATGTATGTCGATGACATTTTGGCAGGAGCTCACAGTTTAGATGATGCCATGACGAGCCGTGATGAACTTATGGAAGTTCTAGGTTCTGCTGGGTTTAATCTAAGAAAATGGACTTCTAATGTGCAGGGTCTTTTGTTAGATTTACCCCCCGAATATTTATTGGATAATGACTTTTTGAATATTTCCAATGAAAGTACCGCCAAGACTCTGGGTTTACGTTGGAACGCTGGAAAAgatgttttctttttcaagttggtTTTAGCCCCTACTAGATCTTCCGTCACCAAACGAGCCGTTTTGTCTGAGATAGCTAAATTGTTCGATCCAGCAGGTTGGCTGGCCCCTAAGATAATAGTTGCTAAGAttataatgcaacaaatttggAAGGACAAAACAGATTGGGACGAATGTTTGAAACCCATGACTCTGAATAGATGGTTTGCGTTTTTGGACGATTATAGTGAAATCGAACGGATAGAGATCCCCCGATGGGTTGGTTTCAGCCCAGACCATGAAGTTCAGCTTCATGCATTCTGTGATGCTTCTGAGAAAGCATATGCGGCTTCACTATACGTCCGAATTAAAAACGCCCCTGGTGATTATGTCACGCATCTGCTCGCAGCACGAACTAAGGTAGCGCCAATCAAGGTTGAATCCTTGCCCCGTTTAGAGCTCTGCGGTGCAACTCTATTGGCTGATATGGTTGAGACTATTCGCTCCGAGCTGAGTCTCCCAGAAATTGAGACATTCTATTGGACTGATTCGACGATAGTTTTGTCGTGGCTTCAGAAGCCCCCGTGCCACTGGCCTACGTTTGTTGCGAATCGAGTAGCTAACATCTCTACGAAAATCGGTACTAGTAACTGGCATCATGTTCTGTCACACGATAACCCCGCTGATATAGCCTCGAGAGGTTCTTCAGCGCGCGATCTTCTAACAAATAACCTTTGGTGGAAAGGTCCCGCTTGGTTATGTCGCCCTCGCTCCGAATGGCCAAAATCTACGTTTAGAATCATGACGAATCTTGAAACTAAACCGATTCAAGTCAATTTGAACCAATTATCCCCTCCTGAGGATATTTTGGCCAGTTTCTCTGATTTATCCAGAGCCCTAAGAGTTTTGTCATATGTATTCAGATTCTTTCATCGAATACACCCGAAGTTTAAATCGACACAGACGCATTCATCCTTCAACTTGGAACAGGGTGAGATCAACTTTGTGAAAGGTCGTCTTGTTGTCCTCTGCCAGCGTCGACATTTTCCTGAATATGTGGCGCTGGAGAACAATGCGCAGTTATCTCGAAAGAGCcctttattgaatttcaatccGTTTATAGATTCTGATGGATTTATGCGGATGAATGGTAGACTTGCGCGTTCCCCTACTCTCACCTATGACGAGAGATTCCCCAAAATTCTACCCTATGATGCCCGGTTTACCAGATTGTACCTGGAGTACATTCACAAGAATACGGTGCATGGTGAAAATGCATTAATGTTGAGATTAATGAGATTGGAATTTTGGGTACCCAGATTGAAGAATCTCGTAAGGACAATCATCCATAATTGCCGTGCATGCGTATTGTTTCGGAAGAAAACTGTAGACCAAATTATGGCCGCTCTTCCCCCTGAGAGAACTACACTGTCTCGCCCGTTTACATGCACAGGAGTCGACTTTGCAGGCCCCTTTGATATAAAGACCTACATTGGTAGAGGTTGCCGTATCACTAAGGGATATGTGCTTGTGTTTGTCTGCTTTGCGACTAAGGCAATTCATTTGGAAGCGACAAATGACATGTCGACTGATTGTTTTATTGCTGCGTTCACCCGATTTTTCTCCCGAAGAGGCTGCCCTTCTAAGGTGTTTTCGGATAATGGGACATCTTTTGTAGGAGCTTCTAATGTTCTTGGTAGAGACCAAGCCCGATTTCTCGCTGAAGTgaagcaaaatcttatttcgcttAACGCCTTCCAATTATTagaatggaaatttattccccCTGGTGCGCCACATATGGGTGGTCTTTGGGAGGCAGGAGTTAAGAGTTTCAAGACTCATCTTAAGAAAGTGTCTCACGCTCAGAAGTTTACTTTTGAAGAGTTCAGCACAATGCTAGCTAGAATCGAGGCATGCCTTAATTCTAGGCCCCTTAGTCCTATGAGCGATAATCCAAACGATTTGGCTCCTTTGACCCCAGGACACTTCCTTATAGGTTCTGCCCTTCTCTCCCCACCGGAGCCCGACACGGCAATTGAGTCGTTAAGTTATGTGAATAGATGGCAGAAACTTAAGGTCCTTTCTCACTCATTCGCCAAAAGGTGGAAAGAGGAATATCTCGTTGAACTCCATAAGCGAAATAAGTGGAAATTTCCTCAAAGAGATTTTGCCGTTGGTGACCTGGTAGTAATCAGGAAAGATAATTTGCCTCCACCAGAGTGGAAAGTAGGTAGAATCGAAAAGATCTACTTAGGCCCCGACAACAAAGTGCGAGTTGTTGACATCAGGGTTGGAAATTGTACTATTACAAGGCCCGTTGTCAAACTCGTACTACTACCTGTTGATGGACAAAATTAA
- the LOC142225854 gene encoding uncharacterized protein LOC142225854 produces MSGPSRRLKNERPEVEVDVAQPKKKCGEVRCKVCLQPHALRLCPRFRAMDPARRRKAVMQFGYCFNCLAESHKRTDCRSRERCMECCGEHHTMLHPRFVGNQRKREDPPRAVASRPQKVKKAPRAIRQPPQRDSHQRRSDDARRRNNASRRVARNPETQQQRTISGRCTCGHNPTNSTTVSPNTGHGPATIVIHVHSGSH; encoded by the coding sequence ATGTCTGGCCCATCACGTCGTCTCAAAAACGAGCGCCCTGAGGTAGAAGTGGACGTCGCCCAACCAAAGAAGAAGTGTGGTGAGGTGAGATGCAAAGTGTGTCTGCAACCACACGCACTCCGCCTTTGCCCGCGTTTCCGAGCTATGGACCCTGCAAGACGTCGTAAAGCCGTAATGCAATTCGGCTATTGTTTTAATTGCTTGGCGGAGTCACACAAAAGGACTGATTGCAGGAGTCGGGAAAGGTGTATGGAGTGCTGTGGTGAGCACCACACAATGCTCCACCCCAGATTTGTTGGGAATCAGCGGAAGCGCGAAGATCCCCCCAGAGCCGTCGCTAGTCGACCCCAAAAGGTGAAGAAGGCTCCTAGAGCTATCAGACAGCCACCGCAACGTGACTCCCATCAAAGGCGCTCCGATGATGCTCGGCGCCGCAATAATGCCTCCAGGAGGGTAGCACGAAACCCAGAGACCCAGCAGCAGAGAACCATCAGTGGACGATGCACCTGTGGCCACAATCCGACCAACTCCACCACAGTTAGCCCCAATACCGGTCATGGGCCGGCTACTATTGTGATTCACGTCCATTCTGGGTCCcactga